The following coding sequences lie in one Melospiza melodia melodia isolate bMelMel2 chromosome 10, bMelMel2.pri, whole genome shotgun sequence genomic window:
- the GXYLT2 gene encoding glucoside xylosyltransferase 2 gives MRRPCKVAAALLCLAVLLLLYLLAGSAAPPPAPSAPARRPPRLGRSPPRRSPAGGGSASARKPGEQKPPKEPPSLQCMHLAVVACGDRLEETLIMLKSAVLFSSRRLCFHIFAEDSLKPEFETKLKEWPSSYTKKFEFNIYPITFSVGNAQEWKKLFKPCAAQRLFLPVILKDVDSLLYVDTDVLFLRPIDDIWQLLREFNSTQLAAMAPEHEMPKIGWYSRFARHPFYGSAGLNSGVMLMNLTRIRSARFKNSLIPGGLTWEEMLYPLYQKYKNYITWGDQDLLNIIFYFNPECLYVFPCQWNYRPDHCMYGSNCRGAEDEGVSILHGNRGVYHDDKQPTFKALYEVIRDFPFEDNLFQSLYYPLQSRFLDTVHTLCGRIPQVFLKQIEKTMKKVYENRVIVYLGANHKY, from the exons ATGCGGCGGCCCTGCAAGGTGGCGGCggccctgctgtgcctggccgtgctgctgctgctctatcTGCTGGCGggcagcgcggccccgccgcccgcgccctccgcgcccgcccgccgcccgccgcgcctCGGCCGGAGCCCCCCGAGGAGGAGCCCcgcgggcggcggcagcgccaGCGCCAG gaagcctggagagcagaaaCCTCCAAAGGAGCCCCCGTCCTTGCAGTGCATGCATCTGGCAGTGGTGGCATGTGGGGACCGGCTGGAGGAGACCCTGATCATGCTGAAATCAGCAGTTCTCTTCAGCAGCAGGAGGCTCTGCTTCCACATCTTCGCTGAGGATTCCCTTAAGCCTGAATTTGAGACAAAG TTAAAGGAGTGGCCTTCCTCATATACAAAGAAGTTTGAGTTCAACATTTACCCAATAACCTTCTCAGTAGGAAATGCTCAGGAATGGAAGAAGTTATTCAAACCATGTGCTGCCCAGCGCCTGTTTCTTCCG GTGATTTTAAAGGACGTGGATTCGCTGCTCTACGTGGACACTGACGTGCTGTTCCTGAGGCCCATCGATGACATCTGGCAGCTCCTGAGGGAGTTCAACTCCACGCAGCTGGCTGCCATGGCCCCCGAGCACGAGATGCCCAAGATCGGCTGGTACAGCCGCTTCGCCCGGCACCCCTTCTACGGCAGCGCCGGCCTCAACTCGGGCGTGATGCTGATGAACCTGACACGCATCCGCAGCGCCCGCTTCAAG AACAGTCTGATACCAGGTGGCTTGACTTGGGAGGAAATGTTGTATCCATTGTACCAAAAGTACAAAAATTACATCACATGGGGAGACCAGGATCTGCTAAATATAATTTTTTACTTTAACCCAG AGTGTCTGTACGTGTTCCCCTGCCAGTGGAACTACCGGCCTGACCACTGCATGTACGGCAGCAACTGCAGGGGCGCGGAGGACGAGGGCGTCTCCATCCTGCACGGCAACAGAGGCGTCTACCACGACGACAAGCAGCCCACCTTCAAGGCCCTCTACGAGGTGATCCGGGAT TTTCCATTTGAAGACAATCTCTTCCAGTCCTTGTACTACCCTCTGCAGTCGAGGTTTCTGGATACAGTGCACACTTTATGTGGGAGAATTCCGCAAGTGTTTTTGAAGCAAATTGAGAAAACAATGAAGAAGGTGTATGAAAATCGTGTCATTGTGTACTTGGGGGCCAACCACAAATACTAA